DNA from Drosophila suzukii chromosome 2R, CBGP_Dsuzu_IsoJpt1.0, whole genome shotgun sequence:
TTGGTGGTCAAGGAGGAGCTGGCGGTGGATATGGAAGCGGTGGCGGCGGAGGCCGCGGTGGTGGTGGAGCCCCAGGTGCCCCAGGAGCTCCAGGATCTCCAGGAGGAGGCGGTTTCGGAGGACAAGGAGGTGGTGGCGGATACGGTGGAGGCGCCGGACGTGGTGGTGCTCCAGGAGCCCCCGGTGAGTAAATAATacgttattttgtttttttttcttaacaaACCTTTTCTAATTGACAGGCTCTCCAGGTGGCGGAGGATTCGGAGGCCAAGGTTAGTAATACCTCAGTTTGTTACCCTTCAGATTTAAATATGTATGCATATTTTTATTAGGAGGTGGTGGAGGATTCGGTGGAGGCGCTGGACGTGGTGGTGCTGGTGGAGCCCCAGGAGGTCCTGGTGAGTAACTAATTCTCCttctaaatttttaaaaaaataaccgGTTCCTTTCTTAAAGGCTCTCCAGGTGGAGGCGGATTTGGAGGAGCCGGCGGTCGCGGTGGTGCAGGAGGAGCACCAGGAGGTCCTGGTAAGTATATGATTGGTTTTTATGGATTTTCATTTGATTTTGACAAGGCCAACTAGTTATAGATTTTTAACATCTGTTGTTtccaattttaaataattttttttctgtagGATCTCCAGGCGGACCGGGTTATGGCGGTGGTGCTGGTGGACcaggtaatatatatatataaatttggaATAAAAGTTCGTCTTAAGAAAGCGATTTTCATGGGAAACTAAGTGAAGAATTGCAGTTGAATAGTGTATACCTAGACGTCATTAGAGAAGTGTTGTTCCCACGCATATCAAGTTAGCTTAACTAAATTTTTGCGCAGATATTGTTGCTTGTATTACCCACGATCTACTAACGATCTttcataaattatattttttgactTTAAAGCGAATCTTGTGCAGTTACAAGGTCTTTTTAGCAATTTGACAAATAAGAGACTATATTATAAAGGGTCAATCTGATCACGATCTTTTCTTTAATTGCAGGAGGAGGCGGTGGTCGTCCAGGAGCTCCAGGATTGCCCGGTGGCAACCAGTACGTTCCGCCCCCAGCCGGTGGCGGAGCACCTGGTTCGCCCGGAAGACCAGGATCAGGACCTCCAGGCGCAGGATCGCAATACATTCCTCCTCCCCCAGGAGCGCCTGGTGGAGGTCGTGGAAATGGAGAGTTCAATCCTCAGACAGGCTATAGCTattaaaagaagaagaagtcCCAAAACGCCTATCAAATCTCTCAACTCGAAGAAATGTCATTACAATGCTGGCTGCCCTAAATGTTCTTTCACTCAAAtggttaatttatttatgtaagcTTCCCTTTTCCCCCTTTTCTTTTGTGACAATGTGTGTGTGCCACTATCGAAATAAATGAATCTTGAATACTTGAAACCACGATTTTATAATGATAACCTGGGACATCCAGGAAGGAAGCAGTATAACTTTTCAGATGCTTGTATTTTATGCCATTGAGTTGCGACTACATGTTTGGACTAACTAATCGTTTCAACTACAATAATTTGTTGAATTACTTCTTTGTGGACTTCTTTAAGCGTCTGACATACTGGTTATGTTCTTGAGTCTGCCCCTCAGTTGTTGGGTGATAAAGGCCTGTTGTTGCTGAATCTTGAATACTTAAAACTACGACTTTATGATGATAACCCGGAATTCCCATTAAAACAAGCAGTTTGACTTTTCAGATGCATGTATTTCATGCTTTGAGTTGCGACTACATGTTTGGACTAACTAATCGTTTCAATTATAATATATTGTTATATTATTTCTTTGGGGACTTCTTGAAGCGTCTGCCATACTGGTTATAGCCATAGGGATCCACTAGATTGTTGGGTCTGCCCCTCAGTTGCTGGGTGATCAGggcctgttgctgctgctcatTTTGTTGCTCCttctgctgttgctgctgctgctgctgttgctggttgAGATTCTGTTGCTGGTTGAGattctgttgctgttgtgccTGTTGGGCCGTGAGATTGCTGCCAAAGGATTGCTGGCCAAATTGTCCAGCATACTGGCCGGGTAAATTACCAGAATGCAGCTGATTAAACGGCTGATCTGGCTGATATTGCCCGGAGTTtggttgctgttgctgttggaAGTTGCGTTGCTGTTgcaactgttgctgctgctgctgttgttgctgctgcagcggGGTCAAAGGTTGTTGCCCCGGAAGCTGAGGTCGGAAGGGGGCATTGGGCAGTGGTGGTGGCAGTTGGCGGAAGGGCGTCTGATAGGGATTCAAATTTGGATTTAGCAAGCCTTGTTGATAGGGTTGGGCACCCGAGAAATATTGCGGGGAGGCTGGAATTCCCGTGCCCTCCGCCCGGAATCCGTTCTCGTCGGCGATATAACGCACTGTTATCGGAGTGCCCTCCGGAGAGGTGTACGAGTAGGAGCCTTGGATTACCTGTTTGTTTAAGAGAAAAGTTATTCAACATTTTTGGAATAAGCACCCAAAAGTATGTCATGAGTTCTTTAAAGTTAGCTAGTGATACGGCGAAAAGATTGCTACGTAATGTTACCATCACTTGATTAGGATCTTCTGATATTTAGTATCTGAGATACAAATTAAAGCGATTAATCagaatttaataattaaatgttttgaAATTGCCCTTAATATTTATGATATAATCTTTATTTAGGAACAATGTATATCACAGTATCATCACTAGGTAAAACCTACTGTTACCTTCGAAGGATATTCTTTAAATTCAGTAATGAGTTGGTGATCAATTTACTATAATTAAGATACTGTTCAAAGTTTTCTATTCAATGCAGACCAAACCTTAAGAGTGGTGCTGGGAATGtagtaatttttataaaagaatATTAATAACCTTTCTAGGAAAATAAAATCTATGGTCTAAATATCTTCTGCCATAAATATGAATTTTGTTTTAGTTAAACTCAAATGTTTTGGCGTTTGCCTCAATAATTATGATATCACCTTTATCATGAAAGGAAAAAAAGTGACCACACTTAAGAATTTCCCAGACACTGGCAACAACtttgaaatgcatttttatgATTGAACCCACCTGTGCCTCGACACCCTCGCCATATCCCAGGTTCTTAACATAGCCCTGTGCCTGGGCAGTGGTTCCATCGGCCGATGAGTATCCGTAGGAGAAGCTACCATCCAGATTGAGTTCGTTGTTGTAGGCCGTGATGGGCACGTAGTTCTGTTGCTGGTACTGGTTATAGCGGGTGTAGGGATTTTGGAGGGCAGCTCCAGTTAGCGGAGGGGCCAGGGGATTCAAGGTATTTCGCTGACCCGGAAATAGTCCTTGACCCTGAACGGGATTGGGCTGGCGGCGCTGGAAGGGATTGGTTGGCTGTTGCAGTGGTTGCAGAGGAGGCACCTGCCCCCGTTGTCCTTGGAAGCCTGCTCCTGGCAACTGAGCATGGCTCACGGATATCCACAGACTGGCCAGAACGCAGGCCACCCAGCGGAGGTGCCGGAATCGAGGGGTTCGGTGTTCCGACATTTAGGCTGTCAGTGGGCGGGTACCGTGGATCATAAATCTCGCGAACGGAGCACAAATTACACGCTCGATAAACCCGACGTCTCCACTTATAGAGCTGGGAACAGTTTTGAAAAGATCCGATCGCGTACCGAGAAAATCCGTTGCTGCCACTGGAAGTCACTGATCGAAAGTCGTGCCACGACTGCAAATGCGGCTCCCACTGCCAGCCGTATTTATGCGGTTCTCGATCGCCGATCGGCGGAACAGGCCCTAAAGCTCAGCGTTATGGTCAGAACAATCGGTGGCTTCCTGTGCTCTGGCTATCAGCTTCTGACTGCATCTCGATGGTAATCTCCCGGGGCGGCCAGTGTAATTTATCTGCGTGTTAACAAGCCGCTGGGGTGGCAGCTTTATTGGTTTTTTATCGGCCATTGACAGAAGGACAAACGAATTTcgtttggctttggctttgcCTATGGTTTTGACTTGGGCCGATTGATATCTTCATGGTGGGGCCACCTTCCGCGCACTTGTTTATGAGCCAGCCGCA
Protein-coding regions in this window:
- the Cpr47Ee gene encoding signal transducer and activator of transcription C, which gives rise to MSEHRTPRFRHLRWVACVLASLWISVSHAQLPGAGFQGQRGQVPPLQPLQQPTNPFQRRQPNPVQGQGLFPGQRNTLNPLAPPLTGAALQNPYTRYNQYQQQNYVPITAYNNELNLDGSFSYGYSSADGTTAQAQGYVKNLGYGEGVEAQVIQGSYSYTSPEGTPITVRYIADENGFRAEGTGIPASPQYFSGAQPYQQGLLNPNLNPYQTPFRQLPPPLPNAPFRPQLPGQQPLTPLQQQQQQQQQQLQQQRNFQQQQQPNSGQYQPDQPFNQLHSGNLPGQYAGQFGQQSFGSNLTAQQAQQQQNLNQQQNLNQQQQQQQQQQKEQQNEQQQQALITQQLRGRPNNLVDPYGYNQYGRRFKKSPKK